The genomic DNA CCATCGCCTCGTGGCGCGCACGCGACAGCAGCGCGGCGGCCACTGCGGGCCAGTTCTCGACGAACGGCTTGAGCTCGTTCGGCGCGAGGAACATGCGCATATGGTTGAGCGGCCGCTGCATGCGCTCCGCGCCGAGCAACATGGTCACCAGGCGTGAGGCAGCGCGATTGGCCTGCTTCACGTTCCAGCGCCGATCGGTGACGATTGCGGGAAACGGCTCGTGCCGCCGGAGCAGAAGATCGATGGCACGCCGCGCGTCGGCGAGCTCCGGCGCGGCAAGATCGCGTTCGCCATATTGCCGGGCAAAGCCACCGGCCTCGAGCAGCGCGTTGCGGTCGCGCAGCGACAGATCGAGCGCGGATGCAAGCTGCAGCAGAATGTCCCGGCTTGCTGCCGCCTTGCCGGTCTCGACATAGCTCAGATGCTTGATCGAGATGCCGGCCTCGAACGCCAATTCCGCCTGGCTCAAGCTGCGTCGCGTGCGCCAGCCGCGCAGGAGATCGCCGACGGGGTTGGCCGGCCGCATTCGCCGGAACGCGCGTGTATCCATCCCGAGGATTATGCGGGGGCCGCCGCTGTCTGTAAACGCCGCTATGACAGCCCGGCCGCCATCTGCTTCAACCGTTCGGCGGTGCGCTCGTCCGCCGGGAAGAACGTCTCCAGCGCCAGTTCCGACAGGGTGATGTCGACGGGCGTGCCGAACACCATGGTGGTGGAGAAGAAACTCAGTATCTCCCCGCCATGGCGCAGCTTGAAGGGAATCGCGACATTGTCGCTCGACAGCGGCCCTGCGCGCGCGGGAATCGGGTAGCTCTTGAGGTCGTCATAGAGCTTGATCAATTCAGGATCGGCCGTCGCCTCGCATTGCCGATGCAGCCGCTCCAAGAGATGTCCGCACCATTCCGCGAGGTTGACCGTGCGCGGCGCCAACGCCTCGGGATGGAAGGCGAGCCGCAGCACGTTGAAGGGCTGGCCGAGCAGATGCTGCGGAATGCCGTCCAGCAGCGGCGCCACCATGCGATTAGCCGACACCAGGTTCCAGTGCCGGTCCACCGCGAGCGCGGGATTGGGCTCATGGGCTTTGAGCACGAGATCGATCGCCTGGCGGGCTGATTTCAAGGCGGGATCCTCCAGCGGGCGCTGCTGGAAGGCCGGCGCGTAGCCGGCCGCGACCAGCAGCACGTTGCGGTCGCGCAAGGGCACGTCGAGACGTTCGGCGAGCCTCAGCACCATGTCCCGCGAGGGCGCGGCGCGGCCGGTCTCGACGAAGCTCAGGTGACGCGCCGAGATTTCGGCTTCGCCCGCAAGATCAAGCTGGCTCATGCGGCGGCGCTGCCGCCATTCGCGCAAATGGTCACCGATATGGACCGGTTGGCTTCGATCAGGACGTGCCGTGGCTGCATGTGCATTCATGACCGGAAACCTATCACGCAGGTTTCGGCCCTTCCATTACCTCAGAGGTCATGGTTTCCGCGTTGCCCAGCCCGTCGCCGGTCGCGCTTGCGGCATGCCGCCGCGGTCGACGATCAAATCCGTGAGGCCCGCTCCCAGCCACATGCCGCCGAGCACGAGCCAGGCGGTGAGCGCGAAGACCGAGGCGCCGGTCACGCCGGCACCGACCGCGCAGCCCCCGGCGAGCATCGCGCCGAACCCCATCAGCACCGCGCCGAGCAAGTAACGGCGCATGCCGAGCCCGTCCGAAAATCCTTCCAGCTTCAGCTCACCCGCCTGCGCCGCCGCGGCGAACGAGCCGAGGAACACGCCCGGGATAATGCCGAGGTCGAAGCCGAGCCGGAGCTGGGAGCTGTTCAGGACCAGCATCAGCAATTCGGCCGACGGTCCGCTGAAGGTCAGGCTCTTCAGCGTCACCGGCGCGAAGGAGGCCTGCGACAGCTGGTAGGTGAAGAACCAGCCGGCAACAACGGCGGCCCCCGCAGCGAGCGCGGCGAGAAGCAGCCGACGCGGCAAATGGCTGCGAAAGGCAAAGGCGAACCCTGCGATCAGCCACGATGCGCCAAAAGCGAGCTTCTCCTGTGTGCCGCCTCCGAACACCGCCATGATGTCACGCGACGGCCCACCGTCGACCAGCCACAGATTGGTGAACCACTCGCGCGCGGGCGACAGCAAGCCGCGATAGGAGGCCTGAGCGGTGACAGCAAACACCAGGCCCGACAGCAGCGCCCTGAGATTGCCGTTGGCCGAGAGCACGAGCAGCCGGCTGGCGCAGCCGCGAGCGAGGATCATGCCGCAGCCGAACATCACCCCACCGGCCAGCGCACCGGAGATACTTCCCTGCTGCGCGAGCTGCCGCGCCTCGGAGACGTCGAGCCAGCCGAGCGCGACCAGGCCTTGCGTGCCCACCAGCGCGGCAGCGAAGGTCAACAGCCACACCGCAAGGCGCGGCCCGCCCGCGCCGCGGGAGAACTCGACGGCGGCAGCGCGCAGGCAAAAGCGGCTGCGCTGGGCGAAGAATCCAAAGAGGCCGCCGACCAGGAGGCCGCCCAGCCATGACAGCCGGTCTTCCCCCATGAAATCGATGAGTGTCGTCAGCACGGCCGCCTCAATATGCCCTGGACTTGCCAATCTATCGCGCGGCGCGGTCGCGCCATATGAGCGAGATCAAGCCCCGGCGCACAAGCCCATGCCTGTTCAGGGACGCAAATACGCAAATCCCTGCTGTTGCAGCTCTGCGAGCCGCACCACGCCGCCCTTCTCCGCGACGACGAAGCCGGGCGTGAGGTCGTCCAGCTTGACGCCCTGGGCCTTCATCGTGTTGGCGCAGGCATCGAAGCCGACGCCGGCATCGATGAGCTTCGTCATCATCGCAACAGTGTGGTCCTGGGCCGCAAGCGCATGGAAGGCGCGCAGCGCCGGCCCGTGCACGACCAGCCTGATGTCGGCCTTGCCGGGTCCGCCGACACCGTCGACATGGTTCTGCAGATTGCCCAGGACGAAGACGACACGGTCGGCATCGGCCAGATGATAGGCGACGCGCTGCCGCGCGGGCGTTTCCGTCGCCGCGGACGCCTGGCGCACTGCGAAAGCACTAAATAGTCCGGCAAGGCTCGCGCGAAGCATGGATCGACGCTGCATGGTCCCCCTCCTATCGTGTCTGCTTGATGAACTCGGCGATGCGGTCGGCGACGTCTTCCGCGAACAGGTCGCGGAAGAAATGATCGGCATCTTCGATCGTGTCGAGCTGGACCCTGCCGCCGCTCGACCCAGCAAGCGAGCCGAAGGCGGCTGCGACGTCGGGCACGACGCTATCCTTGGTCGCGGCAAGCACCAGCACCGGCGGCTTCGTGCGCGCCACGAGCGCGGCGGTATCCTGGCCGGCATCGGCAGCGTAAAATGACGCAAAGGCCCGTGCCGTCACCACGGCATTGCGACAATGGATGAAGCCGGGCACGTCCATCCACTCCCCGCCGCGGCCGGCTGCAATCGCCTTCGTTGCCAGCTCCAGAATCGGCTCGAGCGGCTTGCCATAGGTCGTGGCGTAGGAAACCCGCACATCGGCCTCGGCTTTTGCGGTCACCGGCGCCAGCAGCACCGCACCCGTCACCGGCGGGGTTTCGCTTGCTGCGAGATACCGCGCGACTTGGTTGCCGCCGCGCGAATGACCGAGCGCCAAGACGAGCCGGGACATGCCCCTCGCCCGCGAGACCCAGGCGCCGATCTCGGCGACCGCATCCTCAACGACATAATCATGCCGCACGGCGCAATCGTACATGCCCTTGCGGCGATCGAGCCCCAGCGACAGCGTATGGGCGAGCGAGGCGATGCCGCGCTGCTCCAGTGCCTTCGCAACGCCCTGGATGACCTCCATGTCCTTGTGCGCGAGCGTGCCGTGGGTCATCACGACGAGCGGCGTGTCTGGTGTCATCGCCGCCGGTGTCCGCAGTGTTGCGAGCGTCGTGCGGCCCTCGACCGACAGTTCGAGCTCCTGCTCGGCGGCACAAGCGGGCCAAGCGAACACGAGCACGAAAGCAAGTCCCATCAACCATCGCATCGTCGGCTATCTCCCCTACGGCCGGACAATCGTCCAGTTCTTTTCGGCGAGATCTATCAGCGCGGCAACCCCGACCTGCGTGACGCCGATGCCTTCGAGCAGCGCGGGCCGCCTGCCCTCCTTCACCGCCAGCGTCTCCAGCGTATTGCCGCAGGCAATGAAACTCACATTGGGCATCGATTTCAGGAAATTCACCAGGCGCTCCCTCACCGGCGAGCGGTCGTCGAGCAGCATGTCGAGGCCGCCGTTGAAGGCGATGACCACGATCTCGACGTCCTCGCCCTGCCCGGAATAATGCCGCGAGACGTTGGCGGCAACATCGAGCACGGCGCGCATCTTGACCGGATCGTCGTCGCTGATCTGCAGCGCGAGCCTGTGAGGCTCCGCCGCCTGGACCACGGCCGGATGGATCGTGACGAGCAGGCCGGCCGCGAGAACCGCATGCAGCAGCGTGCGGCGGCTCGCCCGGCCGTGTCTCACTCCACGCCTCGGGACTTCTTCTCCTTGCCGTCCTCGGGCGTGACGTCGATGGCGGCAGCGCGTCCGGTGATCTTCACCGGGGCGATGCAATCCTTCATGCAGGGATCCTTCTGCCAGAACGACTTCTCGCTGGTGGCGCGGTCGTCCATCACGAAGCCCTGCTCGTTCGGCATCTTGATCGTGGCGAGGGTCTTCCTGTTCACCTCGAAGTTCTGATCGGTGACGACGTCGTTCAGATACAGGACGTAGGCGACCAGCGCATAATATTCATCGACGGACAGGGAGCCCGTGTTGCCGTACGGCATGGCATGACGGACATAGTCGAACACGGTGGAGGCGTAGGGCCAGTAGGAGCCCACGGTCTTGACCGGATTGTCCGATGTCAGAGAGCCCTTGCCGCCGGCCAGCACCGGCCAGCGGCCGTTGCCCTCGCCGAATTCGCCGTGGCAGCTCGCGCAATTGTCCATGAACAGCTTCTCGCCCTGCATGGCGGTGCCCTTGCCTTCCGGCAGGCCCTGGCCGTCCGGCCGCACGTCGATATCCCAGCCGCGGATCTCGTCCGCGGTCGGCGCGCGGCCGATGTGGTAGCGCGGACCGCTCTTGGCATCCGCCTTCTGCTGCGCGAGCGCCGGCGCGCTCAGCGTGGAGGCGAGCAGCGCGGCTGCAATGAGCTTAAGCGACTTCGACATTCTCGACCTCACCATTGGCCTGCACATGCCAGGTCTGGATGCCATTGTTGTGATAGATGGAGTTGACGCCGCGGATCTTGCGCAGCTCGGCCTTGCTCGGCTGCACGTAGCCGGTCTCATCCTGCACGCGCGATTGCAGCAGCAGTGGCTCGCCGTTCCAGTCGAACTCGTAGTAGAAACGCGTCAGCGCCTTGTCGAGAACGGGACCGTCGAGGCGCGCCGGCCACCAATTGCGGCCGCCGTCGAGCGAGACGTCCACGCGCTTGACCTTGCCGTTGCCGCTCCAGGCGAGCCCCGAGACGACGGTAAAGCCCTTGCCGTGCCTGATCGGCGCCTGCGGGCTCGGGCTCGTGATCACGGATTTCGCGTCCATCGACCAGGTGAAACGGCGTGCCTTGCCGTTCGGCATGAGGTCCGTGTATTTCGACGTTTCCTCGCGGGTGTGCCAGGGCTGGTCGCCGACCTTGATGCGGCGCAGCCACTTGACCCAGAGATTGCCCTGCCAGCCCGGCACCACGAGCCGCATCGGATAGCCCTGCTCGGGATAGAGCGCCTCGCCGTTCATCTTGTAGGCGATGATGCAATCGTCGAGCGCCTTCTCGATCGGCAGGCTGCGGTCCATCGCGGCCGCATCGGCGCCCTCGACCAAGAGCCACTTGCCGTTGGTCTTGACGCCGGCCTCCTCCAAGAGGGTGCGCAGCGAGACGCCGGTATATTGCACGCAGTGGATCATGCCGTGGGTGAACTGGCAGCCATTGAGCTGCGCGCCACGCCATTCCATGCCTGAATTCGCCGCGCATTCCATGAAGTGGATGCGGTTGACGCGCGGATAGCGCTTCAGCTCCTCCAGCGTGAGGATGAGCGGACGCTCGACGAGGCCATGGATCATCAGGCGATGATCGGCCGGATCGACCTCGGCAATGCCGCCGTGATGCCGCTCGAAGCAGAGACCGTTCGGCGTGATGATGCCTTCGAGCTCGTGCAGCGGCGTGAAGCTCACCGAGGATTCGCGCGAGGCGGTCAGCCATTCAACGTCGCGCCGCACGACGTCCTTCTCGAATTTCGACGGCTTTCCGTACGGGCGCACAGCGACGCCCTCGCCCAGCGATTTCGTCCATTCGGGAACGTTGGGTGGCTGGTTGGCGGGATTGCCGGCTCCCGCCGCGGCGGGCTTCGCGAGCACGGACGCCGCAACGCCGGCGCCAGCGGCCAGGAAACTACGTCGGGATTGCCGGGAACTGTCCATCTTCGACATCGCTTCTTACGCTCCGGTAACTTTGACGGCCCGGTTGGGTTCGAGCCGAACGGTTTTCTGTCGCGCCAGATAGTTCGCGACGACATCCCAGATCGGCGGTCCTTCGGTGCCTTCGTTGACGCTGGCCCAGCCCGCGACCTGATATTCCCTGGCGGGATCGATCGGCGCGCCGGTCTTGACCATCTGCATGTCCGAGATGCGCTGCCCCTGCGGCTTGGCGACGTCGATCGCGTAAGCGAGCCCCCCGATGCGCACCATGTCGCCGCCCTGCTGGTAGTAGGGATCGACGTTGAAGAGATTGTCGGCGACGTCCTCGATGATCTCTTTCAGTCGCGCGCCCGTCATGCCCATGCGGTAGACGGCGGGATAGGTGATCGCGGTGGCGTTGGTGACGTCCTCGAAGGTGATGTCCTGCCCCGGCAGCACGCTGGTGCCCCAGCGGAAACCGGGCGAGAGCGCGATCTCGGCGTCGCGCTCCTGCAGCAGTGCCTGACAGATCAAATCGTCGAACGTGCCGTTGAAATTGCCGCGCCGGTACAGCAGCGAGTCCGTCTTGCCGAGCACCTTGGCGAGATCGGACGCGAAAGGCTTGCGTACCTCGGCGATCTTCGCGGCCATCTCGGCGTCCGCGCCGATCACGTCGGAGAACAGCGGAATGAGCTTGTACCTGTAAGCCTTGATCTCGCCGTCGCGGACGTCGAGATCGAGCCGCGAGACGAACTTGCCGGACGAGCCCGAAGCGATCAGCAGCGTCTTGCCGACCTTGACGGCTTCGGGCAATGCGTCGTGGGTGTGTCCGGTCAGGATGACGTCGAGGCCTTTGACGCGGCTTGCGAGCTTGCGATCGACGTCGAAGCCGTTGTGGGAGAGCAGCACGACCAGTTGCGCGCCGCCCTTGCGCGCCTTGTCGACCTGCGCCTGCACGTCCTCCTCACGCACGCCGAACGACCAGGTCGGAATCATCCAGCGCGGATTGGCGACCGGCGTATAGGGGAAGGCCTGACCGAGCACCGCGATCTTGACGCCGCCGCGCTCGATCATGGTCGAGGCGTCGAACGCGGCCTCGTTCCACTCCGTGTCGCGGATGTTGAGGCCGAGGAACGGAAAGCCGAGGCCTTCGATCGCCTGCTTGACCCGCTCGGTGCCGTAGGTGAATTCCCAATGTCCGGTCATGGCGTCGGGCTTCAGCAGCGCCATGCAGTCGATCATGTCCTGGCCGCGCGTCTTCAGCGACGACCACGAGCCCTGCCAGGTGTCGCCACCGTCGAGCAGCGCGACCTTGTCGCCGCGCTCGGCGCGGATTGCCTTGATCACGGTGGCGGCGCGATCGAGGCCGCCGATCCGGCCATAGCTCTTGGCGAGCGACTCGAAATCCTCCGAGGTCAGCGCGTAGGCCGCCGACGAGCCCGGCGCGATGCCGAACCGCGTCAAGAACTCCTTGCCGGTGACGTGCGGCGGAAGGCCCTTGGCCTCGCCCACCCCGAGATTGGTCGAGGGCTCGCGGAAATACAGCGGCATCAGCTGACCGTGGATATCGGTCACATGCACCAGCGTGACGTTGCCGAGCGGCTCGAAGGCCAGCAATTCCTTTTCGGTGAGGCGCTGCTGGGCGACCGCACGCGTCAGGCCGGAGCCGACGCCGCTCGACAGCGCCGCCGTTGCCGCGGCAACCTGAATGAACTCGCGGCGAGAGATCATGCGCAGTGCTCCTGCAAGCTCATCGTTTCAGTTGCGCACCGACGGCGTCTCGACCGGCAGACCGATGCCGCGCCAGGCGACATAGAGTTCGAGCGCGAGAAACTCGTCCGAGAGCGGCTTGAACGGCTCGGCGCGCACGTCGAACATGCAGCCTTCGAAACGCTCATGCAGCGGCACCAGGCGCTGGTCGCGCAGCCGGTAGGTCGGAAAGCCGTTGGTCTGGCCCTGGCTCAGGAAATCGGCGCGCATGAACTTGCCGTTGTTGCGCTCGTGGCAGGATTCGCAGGCGAGATCGAGCTGGCCGTAGCGCGTGTAATAGATCTGCTTGCCGCGCTCGAACCAGGGCGACATCGGCCCGTCGGTCTTCACCGAGACCTTCATGCCGTGCGACTGATAGCGCACGAACGTCGTCATGTCGGTCAGCTCGCGGGACTTGAACTTCCAGGGCTCGGCCTTCATCTGCTCGCTCCGGCAGATGTTGATGCGCTGCTCGAGATTGACCGGCTTCTTCAAC from Bradyrhizobium sp. CCBAU 53351 includes the following:
- the soxA gene encoding sulfur oxidation c-type cytochrome SoxA is translated as MAPRYLALAAAIVAAASVATLACAEETERKGIAAPPGHVFKTIISGYEFRSKETRALQDDDLENPGFLAVERAADAWKKVEGSEGKSCMSCHGEAETSMKGVGAAMPKWDDKLKKPVNLEQRINICRSEQMKAEPWKFKSRELTDMTTFVRYQSHGMKVSVKTDGPMSPWFERGKQIYYTRYGQLDLACESCHERNNGKFMRADFLSQGQTNGFPTYRLRDQRLVPLHERFEGCMFDVRAEPFKPLSDEFLALELYVAWRGIGLPVETPSVRN
- a CDS encoding alpha/beta hydrolase, encoding MRWLMGLAFVLVFAWPACAAEQELELSVEGRTTLATLRTPAAMTPDTPLVVMTHGTLAHKDMEVIQGVAKALEQRGIASLAHTLSLGLDRRKGMYDCAVRHDYVVEDAVAEIGAWVSRARGMSRLVLALGHSRGGNQVARYLAASETPPVTGAVLLAPVTAKAEADVRVSYATTYGKPLEPILELATKAIAAGRGGEWMDVPGFIHCRNAVVTARAFASFYAADAGQDTAALVARTKPPVLVLAATKDSVVPDVAAAFGSLAGSSGGRVQLDTIEDADHFFRDLFAEDVADRIAEFIKQTR
- the soxB gene encoding thiosulfohydrolase SoxB; the protein is MISRREFIQVAAATAALSSGVGSGLTRAVAQQRLTEKELLAFEPLGNVTLVHVTDIHGQLMPLYFREPSTNLGVGEAKGLPPHVTGKEFLTRFGIAPGSSAAYALTSEDFESLAKSYGRIGGLDRAATVIKAIRAERGDKVALLDGGDTWQGSWSSLKTRGQDMIDCMALLKPDAMTGHWEFTYGTERVKQAIEGLGFPFLGLNIRDTEWNEAAFDASTMIERGGVKIAVLGQAFPYTPVANPRWMIPTWSFGVREEDVQAQVDKARKGGAQLVVLLSHNGFDVDRKLASRVKGLDVILTGHTHDALPEAVKVGKTLLIASGSSGKFVSRLDLDVRDGEIKAYRYKLIPLFSDVIGADAEMAAKIAEVRKPFASDLAKVLGKTDSLLYRRGNFNGTFDDLICQALLQERDAEIALSPGFRWGTSVLPGQDITFEDVTNATAITYPAVYRMGMTGARLKEIIEDVADNLFNVDPYYQQGGDMVRIGGLAYAIDVAKPQGQRISDMQMVKTGAPIDPAREYQVAGWASVNEGTEGPPIWDVVANYLARQKTVRLEPNRAVKVTGA
- a CDS encoding cytochrome c; translated protein: MASRPGMCRPMVRSRMSKSLKLIAAALLASTLSAPALAQQKADAKSGPRYHIGRAPTADEIRGWDIDVRPDGQGLPEGKGTAMQGEKLFMDNCASCHGEFGEGNGRWPVLAGGKGSLTSDNPVKTVGSYWPYASTVFDYVRHAMPYGNTGSLSVDEYYALVAYVLYLNDVVTDQNFEVNRKTLATIKMPNEQGFVMDDRATSEKSFWQKDPCMKDCIAPVKITGRAAAIDVTPEDGKEKKSRGVE
- a CDS encoding DsrE family protein; protein product: MQRRSMLRASLAGLFSAFAVRQASAATETPARQRVAYHLADADRVVFVLGNLQNHVDGVGGPGKADIRLVVHGPALRAFHALAAQDHTVAMMTKLIDAGVGFDACANTMKAQGVKLDDLTPGFVVAEKGGVVRLAELQQQGFAYLRP
- a CDS encoding helix-turn-helix domain-containing protein, whose translation is MNAHAATARPDRSQPVHIGDHLREWRQRRRMSQLDLAGEAEISARHLSFVETGRAAPSRDMVLRLAERLDVPLRDRNVLLVAAGYAPAFQQRPLEDPALKSARQAIDLVLKAHEPNPALAVDRHWNLVSANRMVAPLLDGIPQHLLGQPFNVLRLAFHPEALAPRTVNLAEWCGHLLERLHRQCEATADPELIKLYDDLKSYPIPARAGPLSSDNVAIPFKLRHGGEILSFFSTTMVFGTPVDITLSELALETFFPADERTAERLKQMAAGLS
- a CDS encoding helix-turn-helix domain-containing protein translates to MDTRAFRRMRPANPVGDLLRGWRTRRSLSQAELAFEAGISIKHLSYVETGKAAASRDILLQLASALDLSLRDRNALLEAGGFARQYGERDLAAPELADARRAIDLLLRRHEPFPAIVTDRRWNVKQANRAASRLVTMLLGAERMQRPLNHMRMFLAPNELKPFVENWPAVAAALLSRARHEAMAAPLDEALQSTWRELMRLPELPACGVEDHAVPGPLCEVRLRKGDVGIGLIGAVLTLGTPQDVTLQELRVEMFMPADAASEAALVALAAQDA
- the soxC gene encoding sulfite dehydrogenase → MSKMDSSRQSRRSFLAAGAGVAASVLAKPAAAGAGNPANQPPNVPEWTKSLGEGVAVRPYGKPSKFEKDVVRRDVEWLTASRESSVSFTPLHELEGIITPNGLCFERHHGGIAEVDPADHRLMIHGLVERPLILTLEELKRYPRVNRIHFMECAANSGMEWRGAQLNGCQFTHGMIHCVQYTGVSLRTLLEEAGVKTNGKWLLVEGADAAAMDRSLPIEKALDDCIIAYKMNGEALYPEQGYPMRLVVPGWQGNLWVKWLRRIKVGDQPWHTREETSKYTDLMPNGKARRFTWSMDAKSVITSPSPQAPIRHGKGFTVVSGLAWSGNGKVKRVDVSLDGGRNWWPARLDGPVLDKALTRFYYEFDWNGEPLLLQSRVQDETGYVQPSKAELRKIRGVNSIYHNNGIQTWHVQANGEVENVEVA
- a CDS encoding YeeE/YedE family protein; protein product: MLTTLIDFMGEDRLSWLGGLLVGGLFGFFAQRSRFCLRAAAVEFSRGAGGPRLAVWLLTFAAALVGTQGLVALGWLDVSEARQLAQQGSISGALAGGVMFGCGMILARGCASRLLVLSANGNLRALLSGLVFAVTAQASYRGLLSPAREWFTNLWLVDGGPSRDIMAVFGGGTQEKLAFGASWLIAGFAFAFRSHLPRRLLLAALAAGAAVVAGWFFTYQLSQASFAPVTLKSLTFSGPSAELLMLVLNSSQLRLGFDLGIIPGVFLGSFAAAAQAGELKLEGFSDGLGMRRYLLGAVLMGFGAMLAGGCAVGAGVTGASVFALTAWLVLGGMWLGAGLTDLIVDRGGMPQARPATGWATRKP